The genomic DNA ATCCATTAGGgtgatgtctgtgtgtaacaATTCCATCCGTTCCAATAGTCTCATCGTATATAATTTTAAATATACAATTTCAAACGAAAAcagttttcttcccctccactagacctaacATGTTTGGTTAAGGTAAACAGGTTCTGTAAaagctgtgtgactgtgagtttCCATCAgacgaatgagaagaagaaaagttaaagCTACATGCATTTTGcacaaatgaaagaaatgcaataTATATTTCACACGCACAACATGGTTTTGACAAGAaagtatacaatacaatgcaatctacATTTGAAGCCTTTCATCAAAGCTTCAAAATGGCAAAAACTCCTCGAGTTCCCCATGCTTTCTCTCCCCAAAAAGCATGACAGGTAGCCACAACTGAGGCTGTAAACTCCTATGTTGGGTTACTAAGAATTATTTTGAACATATACATATCAAAAAACTTATATTTTGTCTTTCACAAAAACATGTTACCTGATCTTCcgtttctcactctcttcccacAGCACGTGCAGGGTTCTTTCGTATCGCTTCTCGGGGTATTCATAAATGTAGCGGGCAAACCAGCGTTCGATAGGTCCCTGTTACAAGACAGACCAAACATTAAtaatggtgtgtgcatgtgtttgaaaaTGTACTCATCAGTATTTAAGTGTGTCATCCTGCCAGTCTTAATGTTTACTTAGGACTTAATGATGCCTCTGAacactacaaaaaaagaaaaaaaaatgccttgTAAAAAAACTGTTTATAATAATCAGTGGCCTGGTTCTTAATACAATGTTCATGCTCATCATTGTAATGTGGTAATCAATTCAGACTACTATGCTGGAGATGTTACTGTGACTGATATAAAAAGAAGCTTTAAATACTCAGACCATCTTTTATTTCTAACTGCATATGACGTGAATCAAATTATTTCAATGAATGAAACAATAATCTATACTCCATGGCTAAAAGAGCATTAAAATTATAATTACTGAAATCTAGCTACCTGACCTATGTTCTTTTACACCATGGTGATTTTAATATATAAATTGTAAGTCTGTACTgatacagtaataataataataatggtatttatatagcgttggatcttgtgcagagacaaatcaaagtcattcacacgcatgcataactctaaaactgtagaaactaaagggAAGGGCAGGcaatggaggctattttgggaagaggtgggttttaaggccagacttgaaagagctgagtgtggagacttgatgaagcgaaagaggaagttcattccaatcgcaaggtctagagacagagaaagaacggtggccaacagtcgagtgtttgaatctgggtatgcgtaaacagagtggatccgaagccaatcgtagtgagcaagatggagtgtagaggtgaaggcagccgcagagaaaGGAAGGTCAActagttttgtgaatgcatctataacatagagtgctgatcttgtactttattcggtgtgagacaggaagccagtggagatgttgcaaaagaggagtgatgtgctcagatcttttctttctgaggacgagtcaggcagcagagttttgtatgcgctgaagggactgaatggatgaaacaggcagaccagataatagagagttacagtagtcaaggcaagagagaatgagagaaacgacaagtctagatgttgcgtcagtggactgATATTTCCGGAcagcactgatgcgccgcagttgacagtagcaggattgacatgtctgactgataaatttttgcatggacagtgtattgtcaaggacaacaccgaggttcctgactgacgtggaaagagggacggatgtactgccaagtttgattgtgtcaactgatggaagacagtttttgtttagttcctatgatcattgcttcagttttgtctgcgttcaattgtaacttattttgagtcacccagttttgaatgtccaggaagcagttggatgtttcttgcaagagcgacaacaatttttcaggggtgtcactcttctggagttgagtgtcatcagcataagaatgatgactgatattatggcagttgataatttcagctagaggagcagtgtacagtgtgaagagcactgggcctgaaacagatccctgtgggactccatgttcgattttaacgggttcagattggaaatgatcaacaatgacagactggaatcggtcagtgagataagatttgaaccagtttagaacagtgccgttgataccaaatgtatcaATGACTGGCAGAAATGCACACAGAAAAAGCTTCAACAAAAGGACATGAAGGATTTTTTTTGGATAGTTGCTAATTGGAGCATATTGTCGAAAAGATATTTTCCAAAGCACATCATGCGGTCAGTCCCAGACATCTGTGTCAATAAAGACACCCAGCGTTTTCAGTTAACCTACCTCtgcaacaaatacaaacaaaagagAAGTGGCTGAACTGAAGGACCATGTATCTGATAATATCAGTTCCTCATATTACAGGACAAAAATCATATGAGACACACAAAGTATCAGCAAACCAGACTACACCAAGTAACTGGAACACATGTCTATGATCAACCCTGGTGATTGTGTCCATCATCACAGTGCTGAAGACACTGTATGCAATACAAAAAGCAGGAGTAAAACTCATACAACTAGTGTGTgtacactttctttttttaaaaacctaaCTCTCACTCTTCACATATCTGTACATGCTGAAGGTTGACACTGACAGATttatgcacacatgcagacactcaATACTAACCTTGTAATACTCCCAAGGCATTGGTTCATAATCTTCAGGGATATCTGCAAGCTCTGCTTGGCCTGCAGAATACAAGCAAATATATAATCAGACTGCTAGTATTGTGTAAAGCTGCTTCAACTGTGCTAATAAAAAATGGTTCTGTTTAATAAAGTCTGTGCTTTTTGTCACATACACAATGTATAAACTCCAGATGCCTATGCTCTGCCTCTCTCGTGTTTCTGTGAAACAATAATATAATAAACCAAGAACACGACTGCAAATGTTTATTTTCTCCTATGAAACAAAAAGACAGggagccagaaagagagaaacaagactGCTTTTTGCTTAAGTGACAACTGCATTTCAACTAGCATGGAAAAACGATAATATACATGAATGAAGGTGAAGCTGCAGCCTACAAATACACGATTAAGTAAATTTGGCCAGTAAAAAGGAGCAACCACTCTTTAAatggacaaataaataaacatataaaatctTCTCACCAATGAACAGGTTGCAGTAGAGAATCAACAGCCCCATTGGAGCAAAGCCAAGGAACAGGTAAAAGTGctgtgaaaaaaaatcatttataatTCAAATACATTATAATATTTAAGGGAGGTTGTTTCGTTttttaaaacatatatatatatatatatatattttttttttttaagcttcaaACTGTTGATATATCCGCagtttaggggtaactgcattatcaacCATCCAGCCACTCATTTGCAAACACTTCATAGCAAACAATGAATGCCTTGATCAGTGATGCATGttcaaagcaatatctcagcaagttttggctcAGTTCTGATGTGTTTTTTAGCATTTTGTAAAGCAAAAGCTGTTAAGCCTGTCAACATGGCTGTCAGGACGTACGGTACAGAAGAGGTGGCtggaattttgtttattttaaaaaaaaaacgtcaacAATAGCAACTAATAAaacatgacagaaaaagaaagtaatgtTGCTGATCAGCTGGAGTGATTCTTATTCTTctgatgattacatgctacaaggtTCATCAACAAGAAGAGGGCTGAGTCGTGTTATAAGTGGGTTTAGAAAAACCCAATATCTCAGCTTGAAACTCTAATTTGGGGGTTTTGATTTACAATGAATCCTCCAGATGAAGGCCTCAAGCCAAAATATTTACAGTGAGCTtctgtgttgtaatattgtgtaatagtgtttgggtgggagggtgtgtgtgtgtgggtgtatgtgactGCGAgtgtttatgtattgtgtatatgttttcaacaacatgatagtggaggaaagaACATAATCAcacttgttgttgtgtctgataCATTTGCTAGTACTTCagcaccatttccacccataaaaTAAACAAACCTTAATTATCTCATCAAAGTGTCATTTGTGATTTTTTCCTTAAAAATAATCTGGGCTATCTTTTCCGGAGTGTGAGTTATGTCATCCTGCCAATACTGAACTCATGATaactaaatatatatttttcattcattttctttccagaaaatgtttgttttacatacttttgagcatcattttaatttttgtgattttttttttttttttttttagaggttggcgattattttgcaaaaatcacaaatagttccaGAAGTAAAAGGGTTaagaaacaaaatacacagaTAACATTGAAAATACAAGAAAACACCTGGAAAACTTGAAGAATGCACATCAGCCTgtatatggccttagtggttggctgggctataaacaacatgctTTGATTAGAAGAATTAGAATGCACAAATCACATCAAGAGTGCAAAAGTAACATTATGAATACATAGATAACATCAATTACAAAACAGAACTTACATAATCATCAACTAATACGGTCTGTTATAGTGTTAAGCATCCTACAGAATAAAAGTCACAAGTCaaagtgtatgtttttgttttcgtctAAAACTGGATGAATCTTGCTGTGTATGAAATCTACAAATCACTCTTAATCAGGGCACATACATTATCACACAAATGAAACATGTCACtacacaatgcattgcaatgcattttTTTCCCACCCCCTAATCATCAACTGATTACTTAAGTAATCATGGGCATATATAACTGCCATGCTAAACACAACTGTTCATATTTCTCCAATAGATGATGACAAATATTTTCTAGCCTGAATCCAATTTTCAAATAGTTAATAAAAATGTTTAGTGTACCCTGTAGGTGTTTTTCAAGGGAATTTAATTTATCAGATCATTTATCCAACACATTAAATACAAAATGAAGACTTTTTCAAATGTTTGTAAATTATCTCTTGAAAACTCTATATGACACTAACACAAATTAATCAGGAGCAGGACTTTTCCACTGAACAGggttggacacagacacacaacctgaTGGTAAAGCATAAATGGAGAGTGAGTTTTTCTCTTCTGATATTTCCATGGCAATCGACACTTATGCTGTGTTCAATTTAACAACTGGATTGTCTGGAGATAATATAAAACAATCCCTGACTATGCAACtgataaacaaacatacatattgAAACTGTCTATCTCATCACTACTGTAGTGTAATCACCATGTTTAATGATGTATAATAATAAATTATGGAGGTTATTGTGTCTTCTGAAGGAGAAAAATGggtgagaaggggagggaagggaatagAAAGTTGTGTGGATGCCATTTTAAACATGATTATGAtgaaagaaacattttttttccaactattcaactctttcacacacacacacatacaagcaataTCTAATATATTCTGCAAAGTGCATTCATCCATGGATACAAACTGCATTCATCCATGGATACAAACTAATATCCTGGTACAATCAGGAGCATTCCAATCAAAACAATGTTGTTACAGGAAACAAAGTATGAACTTACCAAGCTATCCTTCCAACGTGCCCACTCAAAACCTGATGGCACAACTTGCATCTGGTTATGGCTGCCCATCTGACGTAAAACTACTGTGAAAACagaatatgtacatatatataaaaagcaGGCAAGCACCATTTTGACTTCGGGGTTTTTAAATTGTAAAGCATTCTGTGACACTCATACTCAAAGCAAACAATACTGTAATGAAAATATCATTAGTGTTAGTGTTACATATATAATTTTTTGTCAATCTACATTGCATCACATAGATATTTACTTTTACTTCGAGAATGAAGGTGGCAGgaaggttaagacgcttgtctccCAATACAGTGTCTGCAAAAGtccaggtttgaatcccagtctcgccctttctcccaagtttgactggaaaatcaaacaccaagcatccagtcattcagatgagacaataaaccaaggtcctgtgtgcagcatacacttggcacactgaaaaagaatccatagTCACtgatagtgttgtcctctggcaaaattctgctgaagaaacccactctgacaggtacagaaatatatatatttatatgcacttaactcactccatacgaacggcgaaagagacgacgttaacagcgtttcaccccaattaccatcatcaaaatattgcaagcggaaggctcttatactgaagaggtgaatgttgacaaagaataccacaattctgacgacggaagctaaaggttgtgtcattcagacacccactggacatccgaggggtctgtgtagaggagaagagaggactggccgtactgagtgagttaaggcctgACCAAGTATGTTAGACatttgctggtcagacatctgcctagcagaaatGGTGaagcgtatggatttgtccaaactcagtgatgcctctttgaagaACTGAAACTTATTGATTCTGTCTATAGCTTTTCTGGAATACAAATTACATAAGGACCTTTTCAAAGACCTTGCATAAGCAGTCTTATAATATAAGCACTTTGTTTAACAGGAAAACCTTTTCTGAGTCTACCCTGATTCTGCAGAGTTTAGAAAATTCTTACAGCTAAGTTAACACTAAGATCGCTTGTACAACCCAGCCCTGGAGACACAATAATCACTATTATTATAGCCAGATCAAACCAATGACTTTTTCTTACACAACAAATAAATATTTGATccaaagtcaaacaaaaatatccaGCTAGAATTTTCTGATTCTATACCAGACTGTTAATCAAAATTCTAAGACCTTATCATTGTTTTCCTTACATCAGTGTAACACTCCCATTCACTCAAACGACACTTTTAAGCTTTGTGGAGTTCATggacattttccttttttttcttttcttgatatgCTTTTGGATCATAACAAATCTGTGTGTTATGTACTGTATGTTTTAAGTATATATACGCATCTTGTGATTTTTGGTTTGACTTTAGGTGAAGAGATAAAGTACTAAAAATGGTAAAAGGAGAAGTTTGTGAGAAAGAACTGAAGATACAATAGAGTGGacgaggggtggatggggtggggctgGAAAGGCAGCTCTGCATCAgaaaattcagacagacagaggaacaggaacCTTGAAAGCAGCTGTGTTGGGGAAATGATTTTGATCATGGGTAAATCTATTGGATAAACATAAAGTTGGTTTGAAAAGTGTGAAGACACTACAGAGAAGAAATAAAGTGGTTCATTATGCCATGGTGTGTACAGAATATTTTTCATGAACATAATTTGACAGTCTTTTAGACTTAAGAGTGtggtgcaaatgtgtgtgtgtgtgtgtgtgtgtgtgaatgctccagtgaatgtgtgtgtgtgtgtgtgtgtgtgtgtgtgtgtgagagagagagagagagagagagagagagagagagagagagagagattgtgcgtaACTGTaccagagatagatagagagattgtGCGTAACTGTACCAGAAAAAAagaacctgagagagagaaaatttgttTACTTCAATTTTTTAGCAATGTAAAATGCCATGGGCCATTTGAGGTCATGTTTTTGTTTGACCCTTAAAACCAGAAGTTActtaaaaattaaaatgaaagaaGCACTTACAAAAACTACGTTTaaaaatcagtttaaaacaaTTAACCTGTTGTTGGTGGTCTACTTGCCACGACACTGCCACGGAGCAGTACAGCCCGAGCGCACTGGCCAAAGGCCGGGCGCAGCAGACTCATTACCACCATCTTGCCCTTCAAGGGAATACAACACTTCCGCAGCAACCAAAATGGTCGTCTTGGTGTCTCATACAATAATTGAAATAACGTCTGTGTTGAACGTAGTCAATTCTTTAGTCTCATCTGAATCAAtagcagttttatttatttttcttttttcaaattcacCGAGAGTACGAGAAGTAGCTCTTATTTCTTCTTCCAAGTTTGGGCTATGTCTTTTATCCGGAATTCTCGGTAACCACAAAACCGCACATGCTATGGGTTGAGGGAAAATGTGGGGACAGGAAACAATGcaacagattgtgtgtgtatgtgttttatcttcggtgtgtgtgtgtgtgtgtgtgtgtgtgtgtgtgtgtgtgtgtgtgtgttttcggagATAATCCTTAACAGACATGGCTTTCCATTACAAGGCTGTACCGAATAAAGCGTTTCTTAAgaactgtatcagtatcagtagctcaagaaggcgtcactgcgttcggacaaatccatatccgctacaccacatctgccaagcagatgcatgatcagcagcgtaacccaactcacttagtcaggccttgagaggaaaaaaaagaaagaagataataataaataaataaataaaataaaataagtgaaAATTGTTtttataaaaatattttaaaaaatcataaaaaatagatgaaataaaataaaataaacagaaataagtaaataaataaataaataaataatagataaatacattttaaaaaaaagaaaaaaagaactactactactaatgataatatttataaggcgcaaaaacttgatgaagtaaactataagcgtacaaaatgaataaaataaataaataaataagacaacaatgatgataaataagcaaataaatgtaaaacatgcagacacgcattcacacatacacacatatatgcataacagatatgcaccaaactgacatgcagtttcacagatatgaaagcacaatcaaatacacataaacgttcatgagccccagcacacacacacacacacacacacacacacacacacacacacattttcacagctgaacttacagCCATACTTATGgtcttaaattatatttcagacattccgaaaactgtcagtgaaattctattatgtgtagactcgaagtcagtattacaaactatagaatctccaaattcaaagaagcgaattgagatgacaatggaaataaaacatattattcaccaactgacaaaacagggcattaaaataaccttctgttgggtaccttcgcactgtggaatatcttcaaatgagtgggtagaccaagcagctagaagagcagcacgtaatttcgaaggcgcaatacaacttcacatccagttagatctacatgaatacattagttgtatagaaaatgtatctagaaatcgatttaagaaactacttatagattcaaataatcaatattaccaatgttgtgtaaacacaaagaatgcagataatcccaaacattttctaaatttgacaccagcagcacattcaagacaaattacaagtctaatgtatagaattcgtttaaatgcctttcgtacaaaattttctaaaaatataaaatgtatatgcggtaagcaaataactgtaagtcatctactcattcattgtccgagcataagacagttaattcctaaaaatgtagttgatgacttttcttccaatatttcactGATTAGCcattgaaaagattttgaatgattattcattgcttagaatgttttcggaaaatttaaactccagtccagttggtatcctcctttgatgtgttataattaatgttgttatttatatttacattgttgtaggttaatacttgttgatatgcatatacatattctccttcccatgacaccacattcaatacacaccacaatctctttagacctttttcttataatatacttttcctgtgttataattaatgttgttatttatatttacattgttgtaggttaatacttgttgatatgcatatacatattctccttcccatgacaccacattcaatacacaccacaatctctttagacctttttcttataatatacttttcctctgatacataacatgaatactttttttacactaatattcatatgcattccctttcctttatccacttctttactcctttccgtctaaaaacacttatagtgaatagacgttaaactgaagataaaacacacacacacacacacacacacacacacacacacacattaccctgcaccacctctactccccccccccctccaccacacactcatttctaggctacgtatcgcagcttccaccacacacacacacacacacacacacacacacacttgtacaagcacacacacatacgcccataccccccacccccaaccacacacacataatatacaaatacaaatatatatataatttttatgcactcccgcacgttccaatattccgttgctcccacagtttaggcatgcatacatacacacacatacctcatcctctacccccccacccccagccccccctcccgcccccatgccccccccccccacacacacacacgcgcgcgcgcacgtgcacagaactctcctgacacttgtgtacacttacaccctcgcgcacgcacacgaacacacagacccacacagacacacaaacacacacatacacacacgcacagaggctgccactgattggccgcaagaggggtgggaaaagatctctgatgccaagagttggccagcgttctcttgttttcaaacttctttatgccactagagcacagcatcctccagcgagagcggtcaagggcatcagtttctcaggaagcgaagcctggttgcctgaccatcacaggtgacttctttttttttcttttttttttttgtgaagaggagttgtgctgTCCCTTCCCggcactctctcgcctaccgacgctcacagtcccacaggtgcagatactgccatatgcaaaacggcctcggcaggtgcaggttttttcttcggagttccgtctcctaggaggacttccagccaaggataagagctccccatgccctttggtcatccttttccgccttcacagccgttgggaatggtttccttctccgcctggtccgtcgttgggagacttcacatgcggcaggtagtactgggttacatggtaccagtagcaagggctaactgtaatactaacctaaggaaaaattcattagctaatagaattgcacaaatatggaatgcactaccaatcgaaATTAAACTTGCACtgacaaaatactaatgtgttaaaaaaatctccttgacatgaacatcaatttaaaagaaaaatttattgactCTGACGAGCGATTTACAGaacgtgtaaaaaaaaatctccttgacacgaacatcaatttaaaagaaaaatttattgactCTGACGAGCGATTTACAGaacgtgtaaaagaaaacatatgtatcccacaaataaaaggagaccgatattgaaggggacataaaaaagagAAGGCCGCGCCGTGactgaggcctaggcagtcaaatgccgg from Babylonia areolata isolate BAREFJ2019XMU chromosome 11, ASM4173473v1, whole genome shotgun sequence includes the following:
- the LOC143287664 gene encoding NADH dehydrogenase [ubiquinone] 1 beta subcomplex subunit 5, mitochondrial-like — its product is MVVMSLLRPAFGQCARAVLLRGSVVASRPPTTVVLRQMGSHNQMQVVPSGFEWARWKDSLHFYLFLGFAPMGLLILYCNLFIGQAELADIPEDYEPMPWEYYKGPIERWFARYIYEYPEKRYERTLHVLWEESEKRKIRKLEKQVKVLMHDRQDYKGWYYTPVDKWRIEQAEKAQRHWQDDATGTRIP